Proteins from one Mixophyes fleayi isolate aMixFle1 chromosome 9, aMixFle1.hap1, whole genome shotgun sequence genomic window:
- the SYCN gene encoding syncollin produces the protein MKALSLCILPLLATLSVGLCPLPADLKDAEDNKLCARVYEDSSVYYDKCCAGDYLDIKAGDDVPYIPLKWLNRISSLVVGTRCDLTVWSKIPKDGVTKKFTSGAQPRLSEVKKGLFGDWDNSISSYYCKCN, from the coding sequence ATGAAAGCCTTAAGTCTCTGTATCCTGCCTCTGCTGGCCACCCTGTCCGTGGGGCTTTGTCCCCTACCCGCTGATCTGAAAGATGCAGAGGACAACAAGCTGTGCGCCCGTGTATATGAGGACAGCAGCGTATACTATGATAAGTGCTGTGCCGGAGATTACTTGGATATCAAGGCAGGGGACGACGTGCCCTACATCCCACTAAAGTGGCTCAACCGCATTTCCTCATTGGTGGTGGGCACCCGATGTGACCTCACTGTGTGGTCTAAGATACCCAAGGATGGGGTCACCAAGAAGTTCACCAGTGGGGCCCAGCCACGGCTGTCAGAAGTCAAGAAGGGGCTCTTTGGAGACTGGGATAACTCCATCTCTTCCTATTACTGCAAATGTAACTGA